In Chitinophaga nivalis, a single genomic region encodes these proteins:
- a CDS encoding translocation/assembly module TamB domain-containing protein: MTEPAETGEKQGRPWWRWLIWIFIAVLLLPVMAVLLLQLNGVQNYLREQGEQYLQRKLHTKVQIGYLRARGWQYLELRNVFVADTANSALFYTGSLKVHYNLLSLINNELRIDKLEWDSLLVNIYRYKGDSAFNYQFAVDAFVSKKTTPDTLAPATGTTMQFRLKDISLNNVKVNYADVPGGMHAVLTWKTLHVDPDDLIINDGIYAFRGIQLNGLKGFFRQQYIPAATTGAAPPPPADTNATAFHLLLKKLLITNSTFLYASEGSGINTSWKIGELKLLNSNLDQDSTRIQVGELSIRNTAGAFAMVPGKDTTPAPPDTSSPNTWQVFATQVNLERLGLRYDNGGPAPKAAGPDPDYNHLLLTDFSGKITNIKYRPDSTSAELKSLTARDWSGFTLRKANMDVLFTPHSLVLRNFLLQTNKSTLRKHIAVTVPSWSGIADHLDQLGLDANLDSVHIALGEWLPFVPDARKNKSFAPLWKKELSLTAILKGTLGELNIKQLYLTDHEGNLIKTENGQVTHAANPDLLNANLPNLYIQSGNKALRSWLPAGTLPDTPRLPEHLLITGLFNGGMKSMITQLQLKSDYANASVNARLANITDSIRSTYEVNVPYFRVHPGIMLYDTTFGWIAGKLNAAGQGYTLKQMLAKAAIQLNEATYNGYTYHNVQATAGINKGTFQAQGESADSNIITTFDISGQLGDTALRTLNLQLALDKADLYNTHWYKTPLTLKGNLSANFNSLDPTRIEGDAFLSGWQIITDKDILKLDSTSLVAQYTDQQYITLKSPLGFINANGQIDYRKIGAAFSGIISKPIMPADSGQIVHIPAGQWLQWNGSLILPQSLQPLLPALHMETPLVMNGRLNSDSSLLIVNAGIPKIKYDSLQVDSLRFTASILDTSLQTDISLARMLHPTFPLYNTWLTAHANTGVVDFNLLLDDAQKKAKYKLGGIFTFLPENAMQLSLKPDLMLNKQQWEVAANNILRIKNGAPDTANIKLSQGVQSIQLATQNDTSGTPLLQANIANFQLSTITGLLATDTLLANGVLHAAATVSNWQRSPLINGNVKLDSLVVKNKPMGNLQATLENKQPNQYQLNAVLNGSGNDVTINGAYDSTINAQVNINRLNMSALEPFTMGTISQLRGSASGKFEITGTPATAEIQGNLHFNEAGGMVNFIGSTLYLPDEDIVIDEKGIQFTNFVITDSLRNELVVNGRINTPDLSTFNFNLDVNADNFMALGKQQNQDQWVYGPAFIDSKVKIRGNLDLPRVDANLKLRDKSSVTVMLPQEEPGLADRSGVVEFVDKSNPVDTALQAKLDSLKYQNPKLKGLIFSGNVEITPESVIKIIIDKQNGDFVQAKGAANINATLDPSSKMSLTGRYEISEGKYEMSLNQLIKRSFDIEKGSFISFNGDAMSADLDITAKYTVNAPAYELVQDQLSGKSTEDRNRYRQRLPFQVYLMIKGSLLKPDISFRLDMPEKDRNMLGGTVYNRLKQINQVPSELNKQVMGLLVLNAFIPEDPMNTLDGGGGVAQAAKNSVSKILSQQLNNLAGSLIKGVDLNFDLQNKEDYSSGTGKETTNLNIGASKNLFNDRLTVSVGSNIMLQGNQQNASSLIGDISVEYKLTRDGRYRVRVYQRNDNQSVIEGQVVETGVAFMLVMDYDEFREILRRAGKDKVAEKLRDSKNKKQDKKDDKNTTTQDADKK; this comes from the coding sequence GTGACAGAACCAGCAGAAACCGGAGAAAAACAGGGCCGCCCCTGGTGGCGTTGGCTTATATGGATATTTATTGCGGTGCTCCTTTTGCCCGTAATGGCCGTGCTGTTATTGCAGCTGAACGGTGTCCAGAATTATTTGAGAGAACAGGGAGAACAATACCTGCAACGAAAATTACATACCAAAGTACAGATCGGCTATCTGCGCGCCAGGGGATGGCAGTATCTCGAATTACGCAATGTATTCGTAGCAGATACTGCTAATAGTGCATTGTTTTATACAGGCTCCCTTAAAGTACACTACAATCTGTTGTCATTAATCAACAATGAACTGCGGATAGATAAACTGGAGTGGGATTCCCTGCTGGTGAATATTTACCGGTATAAGGGCGATTCTGCCTTCAATTACCAGTTTGCAGTAGATGCTTTTGTCAGCAAAAAAACAACGCCCGATACCCTGGCACCAGCTACCGGCACAACCATGCAGTTCCGGTTGAAAGATATTTCTCTGAACAACGTGAAAGTGAATTATGCAGATGTTCCCGGTGGTATGCATGCCGTACTTACCTGGAAAACCCTGCATGTTGATCCGGATGATCTCATCATCAACGATGGCATCTATGCTTTCCGGGGTATTCAGCTCAATGGGCTGAAAGGTTTCTTCCGGCAACAGTATATCCCGGCTGCCACTACAGGAGCAGCTCCGCCCCCGCCGGCAGATACCAATGCCACCGCCTTTCACCTGCTGTTGAAAAAATTACTGATTACCAACAGTACCTTCCTCTATGCCAGCGAAGGTAGTGGTATCAATACCTCCTGGAAAATCGGAGAACTAAAACTGCTCAATAGTAACCTGGACCAGGACTCTACCCGCATTCAGGTAGGAGAGCTGTCTATCCGCAACACTGCCGGCGCCTTTGCCATGGTGCCCGGAAAAGATACCACCCCGGCGCCACCGGATACCAGTTCGCCCAACACCTGGCAGGTATTTGCCACCCAGGTAAACCTGGAACGCCTCGGGCTCCGCTACGACAACGGCGGACCGGCTCCCAAAGCCGCCGGCCCCGACCCGGATTATAATCACCTGTTACTCACAGACTTCTCCGGCAAGATCACCAATATAAAATACCGCCCGGATAGTACCAGCGCAGAACTGAAATCACTCACGGCCCGCGACTGGTCAGGGTTTACGCTCCGGAAAGCCAATATGGACGTGTTGTTCACACCTCACTCCCTGGTACTTCGGAACTTCCTGTTGCAAACCAATAAGAGCACCCTGCGGAAACATATAGCCGTTACCGTACCTTCCTGGTCAGGTATTGCCGATCACCTGGATCAGCTGGGGTTAGATGCAAACCTCGACTCCGTACATATTGCACTCGGTGAATGGCTGCCTTTTGTTCCGGACGCCCGGAAAAACAAATCGTTTGCCCCGCTCTGGAAAAAAGAACTCTCCCTCACAGCCATCCTGAAAGGCACCCTGGGAGAACTGAATATCAAACAGCTATACCTTACCGATCACGAAGGCAACCTGATTAAAACAGAAAATGGACAGGTTACCCACGCAGCCAATCCGGACCTGCTCAACGCCAATCTGCCCAATCTGTATATCCAGTCCGGCAATAAGGCCCTGCGTTCCTGGCTGCCTGCCGGTACTTTACCTGATACTCCCCGGTTACCGGAGCACCTGCTCATTACCGGTCTTTTCAACGGGGGCATGAAAAGTATGATCACCCAGCTGCAGCTGAAAAGTGATTACGCCAATGCCTCCGTCAATGCACGGCTGGCCAATATCACCGATAGTATCCGCAGCACTTATGAAGTGAACGTACCTTATTTCCGGGTCCACCCGGGCATCATGCTATATGATACCACCTTCGGATGGATAGCCGGAAAACTGAATGCAGCAGGGCAGGGGTATACCCTTAAACAAATGCTGGCAAAAGCAGCCATACAGCTGAATGAAGCTACCTATAACGGCTATACGTACCATAATGTACAGGCAACAGCCGGTATCAATAAAGGAACTTTCCAGGCACAGGGCGAAAGCGCCGACAGCAATATTATCACCACCTTTGATATCAGCGGGCAACTGGGTGATACGGCCCTCCGTACCCTTAATCTGCAGCTGGCACTGGATAAAGCAGACCTTTATAACACGCACTGGTATAAAACACCGCTGACGCTGAAAGGCAACCTGTCCGCTAATTTCAACAGCCTGGACCCCACCCGGATAGAAGGAGATGCCTTCCTGAGCGGCTGGCAGATTATCACCGACAAGGATATCCTGAAACTGGACAGTACCTCATTGGTAGCCCAATACACGGATCAACAATACATTACATTAAAAAGTCCGCTCGGATTCATTAACGCCAACGGGCAGATTGATTACAGAAAAATAGGCGCCGCATTTTCCGGTATTATCAGCAAACCTATTATGCCGGCAGATTCCGGGCAGATCGTACACATCCCGGCCGGCCAATGGCTGCAATGGAATGGCTCCCTGATACTACCGCAAAGTCTCCAGCCACTATTGCCGGCGCTCCACATGGAAACGCCACTTGTAATGAATGGCCGCCTGAACAGCGACAGCAGTCTCCTGATCGTAAATGCGGGTATTCCTAAAATAAAATACGACTCCCTGCAGGTAGATAGTCTCCGGTTTACCGCCAGTATCCTGGATACATCCCTGCAAACAGATATATCACTGGCCCGGATGTTACATCCTACCTTCCCGCTCTACAATACCTGGCTGACAGCACATGCCAATACCGGGGTGGTAGACTTCAACCTGCTGCTCGATGATGCACAGAAAAAGGCCAAATACAAACTGGGCGGCATATTCACTTTCCTGCCGGAAAATGCCATGCAGTTATCGCTGAAGCCCGATCTGATGTTGAACAAACAACAGTGGGAGGTAGCAGCAAACAATATCCTGCGTATCAAAAACGGCGCTCCGGATACGGCTAATATCAAGCTGTCGCAAGGTGTACAGTCTATACAGCTGGCTACCCAAAACGATACTTCCGGTACCCCGCTGTTACAGGCCAACATCGCCAACTTCCAGCTGTCTACCATTACGGGCTTGCTGGCAACAGATACTTTACTGGCCAATGGCGTATTACATGCCGCCGCAACGGTCAGCAACTGGCAACGTTCCCCGCTGATCAATGGCAACGTGAAACTGGATAGCCTGGTGGTAAAAAACAAACCAATGGGCAACCTGCAGGCGACCCTGGAAAACAAACAGCCCAACCAATACCAGCTCAACGCAGTCCTGAATGGTAGCGGTAATGATGTGACAATAAACGGGGCATATGATAGTACCATCAATGCACAGGTCAACATCAACCGGTTGAATATGTCCGCCCTGGAACCTTTCACAATGGGTACCATCTCCCAGCTGAGAGGAAGTGCCAGCGGAAAATTTGAGATCACCGGCACCCCGGCCACAGCGGAAATACAGGGAAACCTGCACTTTAATGAAGCGGGTGGTATGGTGAACTTTATTGGTAGTACCCTTTACCTGCCGGATGAAGACATCGTGATCGATGAAAAAGGGATACAGTTCACCAACTTCGTTATCACCGACAGTCTGCGTAATGAACTGGTAGTAAATGGCCGTATCAATACCCCAGACCTGTCCACCTTTAACTTCAACCTGGATGTCAATGCCGATAATTTCATGGCACTCGGCAAACAGCAAAATCAGGATCAATGGGTATATGGCCCCGCTTTCATCGACAGTAAGGTGAAAATACGCGGCAACCTGGATCTGCCCAGGGTAGACGCCAATCTGAAATTAAGGGATAAGTCCAGCGTAACGGTGATGCTCCCACAGGAAGAACCAGGCCTCGCCGACCGTTCCGGCGTGGTAGAATTTGTGGATAAGTCCAATCCTGTGGATACCGCTTTACAGGCGAAACTGGATAGCCTCAAATACCAGAACCCCAAACTGAAAGGACTGATCTTCTCCGGTAATGTGGAAATCACACCGGAGTCTGTGATCAAGATCATTATCGATAAACAAAATGGCGACTTTGTACAGGCGAAAGGAGCAGCAAATATAAATGCAACCCTGGACCCCAGCAGTAAAATGAGCCTGACCGGCCGTTACGAGATTTCGGAAGGTAAATATGAGATGTCGCTGAATCAGCTGATCAAACGTTCCTTTGATATCGAAAAGGGTAGCTTCATTTCCTTTAATGGAGATGCCATGAGCGCCGACCTCGACATCACAGCCAAATACACAGTGAATGCACCGGCCTATGAACTGGTACAGGATCAGCTAAGCGGGAAGTCTACCGAAGACCGTAACCGCTACCGGCAACGCCTCCCATTCCAGGTATACCTGATGATTAAAGGTAGCCTGCTGAAACCCGACATCAGCTTCCGGTTGGACATGCCGGAGAAAGACCGCAATATGCTGGGAGGTACTGTTTACAATCGCCTCAAACAAATCAACCAGGTACCATCCGAACTGAACAAACAGGTGATGGGATTACTGGTATTAAATGCTTTCATTCCGGAAGATCCGATGAACACCCTCGATGGCGGTGGCGGCGTAGCCCAGGCAGCCAAAAACAGTGTGAGTAAGATCCTTTCCCAGCAATTGAACAACCTGGCAGGTAGCCTCATTAAAGGAGTAGACCTCAATTTCGACCTGCAGAATAAAGAAGACTATTCTTCCGGTACCGGAAAAGAAACCACCAACCTGAATATCGGCGCCTCCAAAAATCTCTTCAATGATCGTTTAACCGTTTCCGTTGGTTCCAATATCATGCTGCAAGGCAATCAGCAAAACGCCAGCTCACTGATCGGGGATATTTCGGTAGAGTATAAACTCACCCGGGACGGACGCTATCGGGTACGGGTATACCAACGTAACGACAACCAGTCTGTAATCGAAGGACAGGTGGTAGAAACTGGGGTAGCCTTTATGCTGGTAATGGATTATGACGAATTCAGGGAAATCCTCAGACGCGCCGGAAAAGATAAGGTGGCAGAGAAACTGCGCGATAGCAAAAATAAAAAACAGGATAAAAAAGACGATAAAAACACGACTACTCAGGATGCGGACAAGAAATAG
- a CDS encoding glutamate synthase subunit beta codes for MGKPTGFLEFTRELPGKADPRERINHYNEFVARFPENKLNEQSARCMNCGVPFCHSGCPLGNVIPEFNDAVYHQDWQNAYDILTATNNFPEFTGRICPAPCESACVLGINQPPVAIEEIEKHIIEIAFDKGLAQAKIPRVRTGKKVAVIGSGPAGLAAAAQLNYAGHQVTVFERDDLPGGLLRYGIPDFKLEKWVIDRRIKLMEEEGIVFQCNANVGVNVSINDLLREYHALVLAGGSTIPRDLGIPGRELKGVHYAMDFLKQQNKRVSDIAVTEEELWATGKNVVVIGGGDTGSDCVGTSNRHGAVSVTQLELLPKPPGERSTYMPWPTFPMILKTSSSHEEGADRQWAIATKAFIGDDNGQLKALRLVNLQWSLSADGRPAQFTEIPGSERDVPCELALLAMGFIHPQHTGLLDQLEVDKDERGNVKASEKDYLTSIPKVFAAGDMRRGQSLVVWAISEGRECARKVDEFLMGSSQLESKDHSLQAMAL; via the coding sequence ATGGGTAAACCTACAGGATTCCTGGAATTTACACGCGAGTTGCCCGGGAAAGCAGATCCCCGGGAAAGGATAAACCATTACAACGAATTTGTTGCGCGTTTTCCGGAAAATAAACTGAATGAGCAGTCTGCCCGTTGTATGAATTGCGGGGTACCTTTTTGCCACAGCGGATGTCCGCTGGGTAACGTCATCCCCGAATTCAATGATGCGGTATACCACCAGGACTGGCAGAATGCCTATGATATCCTCACTGCTACCAATAACTTTCCGGAGTTTACCGGCCGTATCTGTCCGGCGCCCTGTGAAAGCGCCTGTGTACTGGGTATTAACCAGCCGCCGGTAGCTATTGAAGAAATAGAGAAACATATTATTGAAATAGCCTTCGACAAAGGACTGGCACAGGCTAAAATACCACGTGTACGCACCGGCAAAAAAGTAGCCGTTATCGGCTCTGGTCCGGCCGGACTGGCCGCAGCAGCCCAACTCAATTATGCCGGACATCAGGTGACGGTATTTGAGCGGGATGATCTGCCTGGCGGACTTTTACGCTACGGCATCCCCGATTTCAAACTGGAAAAATGGGTGATAGACCGTCGTATAAAACTGATGGAAGAAGAAGGCATCGTATTTCAGTGTAATGCCAACGTAGGCGTTAACGTTAGTATCAACGACTTATTGAGAGAATACCATGCACTGGTACTGGCCGGCGGCTCCACCATTCCCCGCGACCTGGGTATTCCGGGCCGCGAACTGAAAGGAGTGCATTATGCCATGGATTTTCTCAAACAACAGAATAAACGGGTAAGCGACATTGCCGTTACGGAAGAAGAGTTATGGGCTACCGGCAAAAATGTGGTTGTAATTGGCGGCGGCGATACCGGCTCCGATTGCGTAGGTACCAGCAACCGGCACGGTGCTGTCAGCGTTACACAGCTGGAGCTGTTGCCCAAACCGCCGGGAGAGCGCAGTACCTATATGCCATGGCCTACTTTCCCTATGATTCTCAAAACATCTTCCTCCCATGAGGAAGGGGCAGACCGCCAGTGGGCTATTGCTACCAAAGCCTTTATCGGCGACGACAATGGCCAGCTGAAAGCTTTACGCCTGGTGAATCTGCAATGGTCGCTCAGTGCAGATGGCAGACCTGCTCAGTTCACGGAAATACCCGGTTCTGAAAGAGATGTCCCTTGCGAACTGGCTTTATTAGCCATGGGCTTTATTCACCCGCAACATACCGGCCTGCTTGATCAGTTGGAAGTAGATAAAGATGAAAGAGGTAATGTAAAAGCGTCAGAAAAAGATTATCTTACTTCTATACCGAAAGTTTTTGCCGCGGGCGATATGCGTCGCGGACAATCACTGGTCGTATGGGCTATCAGCGAAGGACGGGAGTGTGCCAGAAAAGTGGATGAATTCCTGATGGGCAGCTCACAACTGGAAAGCAAAGACCACTCGCTGCAAGCGATGGCTTTATAA